One region of Turicibacter bilis genomic DNA includes:
- a CDS encoding sporulation protein Cse60 yields the protein MSVQVKCFDEEHELDLESVVNEFLKTLPYQSVIDIKYSISHFSDTEGQVYSYSAMIIYEA from the coding sequence ATGTCGGTTCAAGTGAAATGTTTTGATGAAGAACATGAGCTAGATTTAGAAAGTGTCGTCAATGAATTTTTAAAAACATTACCTTATCAATCGGTCATAGATATTAAATACTCTATCTCTCACTTCAGTGATACAGAGGGACAGGTTTATAGTTATTCGGCTATGATTATTTATGAAGCATAG
- a CDS encoding YitT family protein produces MGIIKAEHLKKEFKSLAMISVGILLFSIGINWFINPSGLYVGGVTGISQLISRFLYSAWGIKINLGMLIWSINIPLLLISYKFIGKRFTYHTLYTVTLMTLGLNIVPEISFSDDVLLNIVVGGMIYALGSGTILKYGGSTGGLDILSQILSMRTQGSFGQYSFAVNCVIIAIAGCVDGWEIALYTILLIFVQMQIIDRIHTPHQSYTVFIVTNKQDEVISTLQSRLGRGITIINAEGAYTHQNRSLLMMVVSSYELYIALQLLNEVDPNSFTNVLQSSQVQGNFGRKIVDKTQ; encoded by the coding sequence ATGGGTATTATTAAGGCAGAACATTTGAAAAAAGAATTTAAAAGTTTAGCAATGATTTCGGTTGGGATTTTACTATTCTCCATTGGAATTAACTGGTTTATCAATCCATCGGGGTTATATGTAGGTGGGGTCACAGGGATTTCTCAGTTAATTAGTCGATTCCTTTATAGTGCATGGGGGATTAAGATTAATCTTGGAATGCTTATTTGGTCAATTAACATCCCGTTATTACTAATTTCATATAAGTTTATTGGGAAACGTTTCACCTATCATACGCTATATACGGTAACACTGATGACGTTAGGTTTAAATATTGTTCCAGAAATTTCTTTTTCTGATGATGTGTTATTAAATATCGTTGTTGGTGGAATGATTTATGCTTTAGGTAGTGGAACGATCTTAAAGTATGGCGGTTCAACGGGAGGACTTGATATTTTATCACAAATTTTATCCATGAGAACGCAAGGGTCATTTGGTCAATACTCATTTGCTGTAAACTGTGTGATTATTGCAATTGCAGGATGTGTTGATGGATGGGAAATTGCATTATATACGATTTTATTAATCTTTGTTCAAATGCAAATTATTGACCGTATTCATACTCCACATCAAAGCTATACAGTGTTTATTGTCACAAATAAGCAAGATGAGGTGATTTCAACTTTACAAAGTCGATTAGGTCGTGGGATTACTATTATTAATGCGGAGGGAGCTTACACGCATCAAAATCGTAGTTTATTAATGATGGTTGTTTCAAGCTATGAATTATATATTGCTTTACAATTATTAAATGAGGTCGATCCAAACTCGTTTACGAACGTCTTACAAAGTTCACAAGTTCAAGGGAACTTCGGGCGTAAAATTGTTGATAAAACACAATAA